The window GCAGGTAATGGTGCTGGTAAATCTGGCACCACGGCCTATGATGGGTGAGGAATCGCAGGGCATGGTCCTGTTAGCAGAAGATGCCGATGGCAGGCTGGTGCTGATGAAACCTGAAGCAAAGGTAAACAATGGTTCATCGATCAGTTAAATAAGCAATTACCCACTGAATACTGCTCTGAAACAACAAAGGTAGCCTAGATGCTGCCTTTGTTGTTTTTAGAGCAGTTTCCTTTAAAAGTAGAATGTTGAATTCTATACCTGTGCCTGCGTAATTATAGTATGATGCATGTAAACCCGTTATCAGCTGTAACTGTTAGCCAGAGTCCCACGCTAATGTGTTTTATGAACATGCGTATAGACATATAAATAAAACAAGGTGCAAAATCAGCGCTAATAATTTCTCCTTTATACTATCCATGAGCATTTCTGATTATGTCCAAAATTTAAGGTATAGATTTGGCAGGTGTTAATCCTATTAATTTTTAAACAGATCTTACTTCTGCAAGTAATAGAGCGCCGGGATGAGATTTTTTGAACGGATGGAGAGAGGTTAATTCAACATATATTTTCAGCTTAGAAATATTTGTCTGATCAATAACAGAAATTATATTTAAGTAGGAATAACATATAATTTTATTGTGAGCAGCGTTGATGAAAAGACGAGTTCCTCCACTGTTCCTGCTAAAGTTTAGCTGCCAAATCTCTTTCATTTAAATTAAGTGATGCAGAGCGAAAGGCACTGATCGAGTACCTGAAATCACCCTGAACCAAATTCATTTCCTCAGACAGAAAGTAAGCTCAGTCATTGAACTGGCTCATGGTGCGGGCGATACCAATGGTGCAGAAACCCATGATCATATCGCAGGCTTTATCCAGCAGGGGCAGCATGGCGTTCATTTGTTCCAGCGGGAAGTTGCTTAAAACATAATCTACCTGACGACCTTTGGGATAATCGCTCCCGATGCCGCAGCGCAGCCTGGCATAATCCTGCCCACCGGTTAGCTGTTCAATGTTTGTAAGGCCATTATGACCAGCCGCAGAGCCTTTCTGGCGCATGCGCAGCTTGCCAAAGGGGAGGGCAAGGTCGTCGGTTACCACCAGCAGGTTTTCTTTTGGAGTTTTTAGCTCCTGCAGCCAGTAGTTCACAGCTTTGCCGCTGAGGTTCATATAGGTGTTTGGCTTGATGAGGGTGATCTGCCTTCCCTTAAATTTAATCTCAGCTTTATCAGCATAGCGGCCTGTTGTAAATGCAACTCCTTCGCGGTCTGCCAGCCGGTCCAGCACCAGGAAGCCAATGTTGTGGCGGGTAAGTTCATATTCGGGGCCTGGGTTGCCCAGGCCGGTAATCAGGAATTTCATAGAGTAAAAATAAAAAATCCTGCCGACAGCTGCCGGCAGGATTTGAAAATATCAAAAATCTCTTGATTATTCTGTTTTGCCACGCAGTGCACGTGGTATTTCCACAGTTGCAATTGGAGTAGCAGGGGTGTTCAGAATCTGGTAATTTTCTGTTTTTACTTCGCTAACACGTGCAGATTTGCCTAATTCAAGGCCACTGATGTCAACCGGAATAAAATCAGGCATATCTTTAGGAAGTGCCTTTACAGAAAGTGTACGTTGCTTGAAGATAAGCTTACCACCGGCAACTACACCTGGAGAAGTACCTATGGTGCGCACGGGAACCTGCATTTTCACCTCTTTGCCTTCAAACAGCTGAAGGAAGTCGGCATGCAGAATCATTTCATTTACAGGATGGAACTGTACATCCTGCAGCACGGCACTAAATTCTTTACCTTCAATATTTACTTTTACAAATGCAGCATCGGGCGTATAAACCAGATCCTTAAAGAGGTACGCAGGCGTGTGGAAATGAATTTGATCCTGGCCGCCGTACAGTAC of the Flammeovirgaceae bacterium 311 genome contains:
- a CDS encoding peptidyl-tRNA hydrolase (COG0193 Peptidyl-tRNA hydrolase) gives rise to the protein MKFLITGLGNPGPEYELTRHNIGFLVLDRLADREGVAFTTGRYADKAEIKFKGRQITLIKPNTYMNLSGKAVNYWLQELKTPKENLLVVTDDLALPFGKLRMRQKGSAAGHNGLTNIEQLTGGQDYARLRCGIGSDYPKGRQVDYVLSNFPLEQMNAMLPLLDKACDMIMGFCTIGIARTMSQFND
- a CDS encoding 50S ribosomal protein L25/general stress protein Ctc (COG1825 Ribosomal protein L25 (general stress protein Ctc)) yields the protein MKTVEIIGYNRANLGKTESRDLRAQGSVPCVLYGGQDQIHFHTPAYLFKDLVYTPDAAFVKVNIEGKEFSAVLQDVQFHPVNEMILHADFLQLFEGKEVKMQVPVRTIGTSPGVVAGGKLIFKQRTLSVKALPKDMPDFIPVDISGLELGKSARVSEVKTENYQILNTPATPIATVEIPRALRGKTE